The Candida dubliniensis CD36 chromosome 5, complete sequence genome has a window encoding:
- a CDS encoding Sam50p-like protein, putative (Similar to S. cerevisiae SAM50) gives MVELQVNTNPDLKSKLIEEQYLQESTNLPIYLTKIEVVGGESFSNQFFQNLLSPILQTGDLTFLQLINKIKSSQSKLIETGIFNKVAIQILPDNYYSLSSNKIKSYNKEPSLITKILIDLSAINLSNNQGFLNFNNEEYLNLKLNHINHNFNGNGELISIGVDYNPYKPLDHLIANGKFISYLKNPKFKFLIDFQLNQENNEVWQDTKQEIIGGKLGLLYGGNKATTTTNDLNFFTGFQLLKRNLINLDDGNFDSIKFFNGQFLKSSILNQLKFQKIEFLHEQSKNFPKNGYELLFNGEISSNQEQLNVNNRNEFIKTDFSINLYKSLFNEFFTTKFQAQLGGIYSFNNNNNSKVTPIHPSDKFYLGGYNSFPGFTKNSVELQGGDQYYKFQATLYSKIPCLLYAPPPPPPPKSASTISLDNEQDLNPLRVYATGIIGNVVNSSKANLLEDENGAVSYGFGLKYFNNWANFDIGYYFSKRLGFTNDGNTNTAGIKDGLHFSISIGGSNNN, from the coding sequence ATGGTTGAGCTTCAAGTAAATACTAATCCTGATTTGAAAagtaaattaattgaagaacaatatttacaagaatCAACCAATTTACCAATTTATTTAACTAAAATTGAAGTCGTTGGTGGTGAATCATTTtctaatcaatttttccaaaatttattatcaccGATATTACAAACTGGTGATTTAacatttcttcaattgattaataaaattaaatccCTGCAATcgaaattaattgaaacagggattttcaataaagttgccattcaaatattaccagataattattattctttatcttctaataaaattaaatcttaTAATAAAGAACCTTCATTAATTactaaaatattaattgatttactGGCGATTAATTTAAGTAATAATCAAGGgtttttaaattttaataatgaagaatatttaaatttaaaattaaaccATATTAATCATAATTTTAATGGTAATGGGGAATTAATATCTATTGGAGTAGATTATAATCCTTATAAACCATTAGATCATTTAATTGCTAATGGGAAATTTATAtcatatttgaaaaatccaaaattcaaatttttaattgattttcaattaaatcaagaaaataatgaagTTTGGCAAGATacaaaacaagaaatcaTTGGTGGGAAATTAGGTTTACTATATGGTGGCAACAAggctactactactactaatgatttaaattttttcactggatttcaacttttaaaacggaatttaataaatttagaTGATGGgaattttgattcaattaaattttttaatggacaatttttaaaatcatctatattaaatcaattaaaatttcaaaaaattgaatttttacaTGAACAACTGAAAAATTTCCCTAAAAATGGttatgaattattatttaatggaGAAATTTCTTCGAATCAAGAACAATTAAATGTTAATAATCgtaatgaatttattaaaactGATTTCCTgatcaatttatataaatcattattcaatgaatttttcactACTAAATTCCAAGCTCAATTAGGTGGAATATATTCattcaataacaacaacaatagtaaAGTTACACCAATTCATCCTTCAgataaattttatttagGTGGTTATAATTCATTCCCAGGATTTACCAAAAATAGCGTTGAACTACAAGGAGGTGAccaatattataaatttcaaGCCAcattatattcaaaaattccATGCCTTTTATATgctcctcctcctccaccaccaccaaaaagTGCAAGTACAATCTCACTTGACAATGAACAAGATTTAAATCCTTTAAGAGTTTATGCTACAGGGATTATTGGTAATGTGGTTAATTCATCTAAAGCCAATTTATTAGAAGATGAAAATGGAGCAGTTAGTTATGGTTTTGgattgaaatattttaataattgggctaattttgatattggatATTATTTTAGTAAACGATTAGGATTTACTAATGATGGTAATACTAATACTGCTGGTATTAAGGATGGTTtacatttttcaatttcaattggtggttctaataataactaG
- a CDS encoding homoserine kinase, putative (Similar to S. cerevisiae THR1;~In S. cerevisiae: required for threonine biosynthesis) has protein sequence MSISSFKIKVPASSANIGPGFDVLGIGLELYLTITVTIDPNIDTSSDPHHALLSYEGDGKVPFESNENLITQTALYVMRCNGIKDFPRGTHIHVNNPIPLGRGLGSSASAIVAGVYLGNEIGNLKLDKYRLLDYCLMIERHPDNIAAAMLGGFIGSYLNELSSKDSQLTTVPLEYILPKINQGQIITPQDKIICQPPPVNIGQYVRYNWNKKIKCLTIIPNFELSTDLSRSVLPKNYQLQDIVYNLQRIAILTTALTQDPPSHKLIYQSMKDKLHQPYRFGLIPGLNNVLMKITPENYPGLCGICLSGAGPTILCLATDGFEKIANDVIEIFKQEGIECNSKLLDLAYDGATVEYRS, from the coding sequence ATGAGCATTTCTTCGtttaaaatcaaagttCCAGCATCATCGGCTAATATAGGGCCAGGTTTTGATGTTTTAGGTATAGGTTTAGAACTTTATTTAACCATTACTGTCACTATTGATCCTAATATTGATACTTCATCTGATCCTCATCATGCCTTATTAAGTTATGAAGGAGATGGGAAAGTTCCTTTTGAATctaatgaaaatttaattaCTCAAACAGCATTATATGTTATGAGATGTAATGGTATTAAAGATTTCCCTCGAGGAACTCATATTCACGTTAATAATCCAATTCCATTAGGTCGAGGATTAGGATCACTGGCAAGTGCTATTGTTGCTGGAGTATATTTAGGTAATGAAATTGGGAATTTAAAATTAGACAAATATCGATTATTGGATTATTGTCTTATGATTGAAAGACATCCAGATAATATTGCTGCTGCTATGCTTGGAGGATTTATTGGATCTTATcttaatgaattatcatcaaaagATTCACAGTTAACCACCGTCCCATTAGAATATATTTTACCAAAAATTAACCAGGGACAAATTATTACTCCACAAgataaaattatttgtcaaccaccaccagttAATATTGGTCAATATGTTAGATATAATtggaataaaaaaattaaatgtCTTACTATAATCCctaattttgaattatcaacTGATCTTTCTCGTTCAGTATTACCaaagaattatcaattacaagatattgtttataatttaCAAAGAATTGCCATTTTAACAACAGCTTTAACTCAAGATCCTCCAAGtcataaattgatttatcaatctATGAAAGATAAATTACATCAACCTTATAGATTTGGATTAATCCCTGGATTGAATAATgttttaatgaaaataactCCAGAAAATTATCCTGGATTATGTGGGATTTGTTTATCAGGTGCTGGTCCAACTATTTTATGTCTTGCTACTGatggatttgaaaaaattgctAATGATGtcattgaaatatttaaacAAGAAGGTATTGAATgtaattcaaaattattagatttaGCTTATGATGGTGCAACAGTTGAATATAGAAGTTAA
- the ERG11 gene encoding lanosterol 14-alpha demethylase — protein MAIVETAIDGINYFLSLSVTQQITILLGVPFVYNLIWQYLYSLRKDRAPLVFYWIPWFGSAASFGQKPYEFFESCRQKHGDIFSFMLLGKIMTVYLGPKGHEFIFNAKLSDVSAEDAYKHLTTPVFGKGVIYDCPNSRLMEQKKFAKFALTTESFKRYVPKIREEILDYFVNDESFKLKEKNHGVANIMKTQPEITIFTASRSLFGDDVRKLFDRSFAQLYSDLDKGFTPINFVFPNLPLPHYWRRDAAQKKISATYMKEIKSRRERGDIDPSRDLIDSLLTHSTYKDGVKMTDQEIANLLIGILMGGQHTSASTSAWFLLHLGEKPHLQDAIYQEVVELLKEKGGDLNDLTYEDLQKLPSVTNTIKETLRMHMPLHSIFRKVKNPLRIPETNYVVPRGHYVLVSPGYAHTSERYFDNPNNFDPTRWDTAAAKANSVSFNSSDEVDYGFGKISKGVSSPYLPFGGGRHRCIGEQFAYVQLGTILTTFVYNLRWTVEGNRVPDPDYSSMVVLPTEPARIIWEKRETCMF, from the coding sequence ATGGCTATTGTTGAAACTGCCATTGATGgcattaattattttttatccCTTAGTGTTACTCAACAAATCACAATCTTATTGGGAGTACCatttgtttataatttaatatggcaatatttatattcattaaGAAAAGATAGAGCCCCATTAGTGTTTTATTGGATTCCTTGGTTTGGTTCTGCTGCTTCTTTTGGTCAAAAACCTtatgaattttttgaatcatGTCGTCAAAAACATGGTgatatattttcatttatgTTATTAGGGAAAATTATGACGGTTTATTTAGGTCCAAAAGGTCatgaatttattttcaatgcTAAATTATCGGATGTTTCCGCTGAAGATGCTTATAAACATTTGACTACACCCGTTTTCGGTAAAGGAGTTATTTATGATTGTCCAAATTCAAGATTAATGgaacaaaagaaatttgCTAAATTTGCTCTTACTACTGAATCATTTAAAAGATATGTTCCAAAAATTAGAGAAGAAATTTTGGATTATTttgttaatgatgaaagttttaaattgaaagaaaaaaatcatgGAGTTGCTAATATTATGAAAACTCAACCAGAAATTACTATTTTCACAGCTTCAAGATCTTTGTTTGGTGATGATGTTAGAAAACTTTTCGATCGTTCATTTGCTCAATTATATTCTGATTTAGATAAAGGTTTTACTCCcattaattttgttttcccTAATTTACCTTTACCTCATTATTGGAGACGTGATGCTGctcaaaagaaaatttctGCTACTTATatgaaagaaattaaacTGAGAAGAGAACGTGGTGATATTGATCCAAGTCgtgatttaattgattctttaTTGACTCATTCTACTTATAAAGATGGTGTGAAAATGACTGATCAAGAAATTGCCAATCTTTTAATTGGTATTCTTATGGGTGGTCAACATACTTCTGCTTCTACTTCTGCATGGTTCTTATTACATTTAGGTGAAAAACCTCATTTACAAGATGCTATATATCAAGAAGTTGTTGAATTGTTAAAGGAAAAAGGTGGTgatttgaatgatttaACTTATGaagatttacaaaaattacCTTCTGTTACTAATACTATTAAGGAAACTCTTAGAATGCATATGCCATTACATTCTATTTTCAGAAAAGTTAAAAATCCATTAAGAATTCCAGAAACCAATTATGTTGTTCCAAGAGGTCATTATGTATTAGTTTCTCCTGGTTATGCTCATACTAGTGAAagatattttgataatcctaataattttgatccAACTAGATGGGATACTGCTGCTGCCAAAGCCAATTCTgtttcattcaattcttctgATGAAGTTGATTATGGATTTGGGAAAATCTCCAAAGGGGTTTCTTCACCTTATTTACcatttggtggtggtagacATAGATGTATTGGTGAACAATTTGCTTATGTTCAATTAGGAACTATTTTGACTActtttgtttataatttaaGATGGACTGTTGAAGGTAATAGAGTACCAGATCCTGATTATTCTTCAATGGTGGTTTTACCTACTGAACCAGCAAGAATTATTTGGGAAAAAAGAGAAACTTGTATGTTTTAA